A portion of the Pseudomonas koreensis genome contains these proteins:
- a CDS encoding alpha/beta hydrolase family protein, whose product MRLLCAMLLICLLGGLNSVQAAPGRHPVWSVGYHEMTFLDPLDLRPMRAIAFYPSSDREHMSLLEGYSVEAGQDTKVAIGRFPMLMLSHGNTGTPLALHDLATSLARKGFVVVAVIHPGDNWRDHSRLGTLSNLYGRPIQISQAITATLGDSMLAPFVNADQVGVIGYSAGGETALILSGAQPDLDRLRRYCQERPDDHDACNTQGELIVDRDDLQPVADPRVHALLLMAPLSLKFGRHTLADVHVPVLLYSGDGDKLVAFDKNAAALARKLPTAPDFKLLAGAGHFVFLAPCTEEQIRAMPALCTDADGVDREDIHRNLISEAGRFFAHALGKSSRAGMQTADQ is encoded by the coding sequence ATGAGGCTTCTTTGTGCAATGTTGCTGATTTGCCTGCTGGGCGGCCTGAATTCAGTGCAGGCTGCACCGGGGCGCCACCCTGTCTGGAGCGTCGGTTATCACGAGATGACCTTCCTCGACCCGCTCGATCTGCGACCGATGCGCGCTATCGCTTTTTACCCATCCAGTGACCGCGAGCACATGAGTTTGCTTGAGGGTTATTCGGTGGAGGCCGGGCAAGACACCAAAGTTGCGATCGGCCGCTTTCCGATGTTGATGCTCTCCCACGGCAATACCGGCACGCCGCTGGCCTTGCATGATCTGGCAACGTCGTTGGCGCGCAAAGGCTTTGTCGTGGTGGCAGTGATTCATCCCGGCGATAACTGGCGCGACCACAGCCGCCTTGGCACGCTGAGCAATCTTTACGGGCGACCGATCCAGATTTCCCAAGCCATCACCGCGACCCTCGGCGACAGCATGCTGGCGCCGTTCGTCAACGCTGATCAGGTCGGAGTCATCGGTTATTCGGCGGGTGGCGAGACCGCGTTGATTCTATCCGGGGCGCAACCGGATCTCGATCGCCTGCGCCGCTATTGCCAAGAGCGCCCGGATGATCATGACGCCTGCAACACTCAGGGCGAGTTGATTGTTGATCGCGATGATTTGCAGCCGGTGGCCGATCCACGGGTACATGCGTTATTGCTGATGGCGCCGCTGAGCCTGAAATTCGGCCGCCATACCCTCGCCGATGTGCATGTGCCGGTGCTGCTCTACAGCGGCGACGGCGACAAACTGGTCGCTTTCGACAAAAACGCCGCCGCCCTGGCGCGCAAACTGCCCACCGCGCCGGATTTCAAGCTGCTGGCCGGGGCAGGGCACTTCGTGTTCCTGGCGCCATGCACCGAAGAGCAGATCCGCGCCATGCCGGCGTTGTGTACCGATGCTGATGGGGTGGATCGCGAGGATATTCACCGCAACCTGATTTCAGAGGCCGGCCGGTTTTTCGCCCATGCGCTGGGCAAATCGAGCAGGGCGGGAATGCAGACGGCGGATCAATAA
- a CDS encoding ABC-F family ATPase, whose product MISTANITMQFGAKPLFENVSVKFGAGNRYGLIGANGCGKSTFMKILGGDLDPSGGQVMLEPNVRLGKLRQDQFAYEEFTVIDTVIMGHEELWKVKAERDRIYSLAEMSEEDGMAVAELETEFAEMDGYTAESRAGELLLGLGIPLEQHFGPMSEVSPGWKLRVLLAQALFSDPEVLLLDEPTNHLDINTIRWLENILTQRNSLMIIISHDRHFLNSVCTHMADLDYGELRLFPGNYDEYMTVATQSREQLLSDNAKKKAQISELQSFVSRFSANASKAKQATSRAKAIDKIQLAEVKPSSRVSPFIRFEQNKKLHRQAVMVEKMAKGFDGKPLFKDFSFQVEAGERVAIIGPNGIGKTTLLRTLVNELTPDAGSVKWTDAAELGYYAQDHAHDFEDDVTLFDWMGQWTQGEQMIRGTLGRMLFSNDEILKSVKVISGGEQGRMLFGKLILQKPNVLIMDEPTNHLDMESIEALNLALENYPGTLIFVSHDREFVSSLATRIIELSPNGVTDFSGTYDDYLRSQGVVF is encoded by the coding sequence TTGATCTCCACAGCTAACATCACGATGCAGTTTGGCGCCAAGCCGCTGTTCGAAAACGTTTCGGTCAAATTCGGCGCAGGCAATCGCTACGGCCTGATCGGTGCCAACGGTTGCGGCAAGTCGACCTTCATGAAAATCCTCGGCGGCGATCTCGATCCGTCCGGTGGTCAGGTCATGCTCGAGCCGAACGTGCGTCTGGGTAAGCTGCGCCAGGATCAGTTCGCCTACGAAGAATTCACCGTGATCGACACCGTGATCATGGGTCACGAAGAGCTGTGGAAGGTCAAGGCCGAGCGCGATCGCATCTACTCGCTGGCTGAAATGTCCGAAGAAGACGGCATGGCCGTCGCCGAGCTGGAAACCGAGTTCGCCGAGATGGACGGCTACACCGCCGAATCCCGTGCCGGCGAATTGCTGCTGGGTCTGGGCATTCCACTGGAACAGCATTTCGGCCCGATGAGCGAAGTTTCGCCAGGCTGGAAACTGCGCGTGTTGCTGGCGCAGGCACTGTTCTCCGATCCGGAAGTGCTGTTGCTCGACGAACCGACCAACCACCTGGACATCAACACCATTCGCTGGCTGGAAAACATCCTGACCCAGCGCAACAGCCTGATGATCATCATCTCCCACGACCGTCACTTCCTGAACAGCGTGTGCACGCACATGGCTGACCTGGATTACGGCGAGCTGCGTCTGTTCCCGGGCAACTACGACGAGTACATGACCGTGGCGACCCAGTCCCGCGAGCAACTGCTGTCGGACAACGCCAAGAAGAAAGCGCAGATTTCCGAACTGCAATCGTTCGTCAGCCGCTTCTCGGCCAACGCCTCGAAAGCCAAGCAGGCCACCTCGCGTGCCAAGGCGATCGACAAGATCCAGCTGGCCGAGGTCAAGCCTTCGAGCCGTGTCAGCCCGTTCATTCGTTTCGAGCAGAACAAGAAGCTGCACCGTCAGGCGGTCATGGTCGAGAAAATGGCCAAGGGTTTCGATGGCAAGCCACTGTTCAAGGACTTCAGCTTCCAGGTTGAAGCCGGCGAGCGCGTTGCGATCATCGGTCCGAACGGTATCGGCAAGACCACCCTGCTGCGCACCCTGGTCAACGAACTGACCCCGGACGCCGGTAGCGTGAAATGGACCGACGCCGCCGAGCTGGGCTACTACGCTCAAGATCACGCTCACGATTTCGAAGACGACGTCACCCTGTTCGACTGGATGGGTCAGTGGACCCAGGGCGAGCAGATGATTCGTGGCACCCTGGGCCGCATGCTGTTCTCCAACGACGAGATCCTCAAGTCGGTCAAGGTCATCTCCGGTGGTGAACAAGGTCGCATGCTGTTCGGCAAGCTGATCCTGCAAAAGCCGAACGTGCTGATCATGGACGAACCGACCAACCACCTGGACATGGAGTCGATCGAAGCGCTGAACCTGGCGCTGGAAAACTACCCGGGCACGCTGATCTTCGTCAGCCATGACCGTGAGTTCGTATCGTCCCTGGCCACGCGCATCATCGAGCTGAGCCCGAACGGCGTGACCGACTTCAGCGGCACCTATGACGACTACCTGCGTAGCCAAGGCGTAGTGTTTTAA
- a CDS encoding zinc-dependent alcohol dehydrogenase — protein MRAMTYHGAHDVRVETVPDPKLEAADDIILRVTATAICGSDLHLYRGKIPTVEHGDIFGHEFMGIVEETGSAVTAVQPGDRVVIPFVIACGDCFFCQQELYAACETTNEGPGAALNKKMIPPPAALFGYSRLYGGIPGGQAELVRVPKANTGPFKVPGTLSDEKVLFLSDILPTAWQAVINAGVQQGSSLAIYGAGPVGLLTAACARMLGAEQIFMVDHHQYRLDYAQRTYGVIPINFDEDDDPADTIISQTAGHRGVDAVVDAVGLEAKGSTTETVMATLKLEGSSGKALRQCIAAVRRGGVVSVPGVYAGFIHGFMFGDAFDKGLTFKMGQTHVQRFLPELLGYIETGKLQPEAIITHRLSLEQAAEGYKIFNKKQEECRKVILTPGGSDVPLAQLDETTPFVPAT, from the coding sequence ATGCGAGCAATGACCTATCACGGCGCTCATGATGTGCGCGTCGAAACCGTACCGGACCCGAAACTTGAAGCCGCCGACGACATCATCCTGCGCGTCACCGCGACCGCCATCTGCGGGTCGGATCTGCACCTGTACCGAGGCAAGATACCCACCGTCGAACACGGCGATATCTTCGGCCACGAGTTCATGGGTATCGTCGAAGAAACCGGCTCTGCCGTCACAGCGGTGCAGCCCGGCGACCGTGTAGTAATTCCGTTCGTGATCGCCTGTGGCGATTGCTTCTTCTGCCAGCAGGAGCTTTACGCCGCCTGCGAGACGACCAATGAAGGCCCCGGCGCAGCGCTGAACAAGAAAATGATTCCACCACCGGCCGCGCTGTTCGGCTACAGCCGTCTGTATGGCGGGATTCCCGGCGGCCAGGCGGAACTGGTGCGCGTACCGAAAGCCAATACCGGCCCGTTCAAGGTGCCGGGCACACTGTCCGATGAAAAAGTGCTGTTTCTGTCTGACATCCTGCCGACTGCCTGGCAAGCCGTGATCAACGCCGGCGTCCAACAGGGTTCGAGTCTGGCCATTTACGGCGCCGGGCCGGTCGGTCTGCTCACCGCCGCCTGCGCCAGAATGCTCGGTGCCGAGCAAATCTTCATGGTCGATCACCACCAGTACCGCCTCGATTATGCCCAGCGCACTTACGGGGTGATTCCGATCAACTTCGATGAGGACGACGACCCGGCCGACACCATCATCAGCCAGACTGCGGGTCATCGCGGCGTGGATGCGGTGGTCGATGCCGTGGGCCTTGAAGCCAAGGGCAGCACCACCGAAACCGTCATGGCTACACTCAAGCTCGAAGGCAGCAGCGGCAAGGCCTTGCGCCAGTGCATCGCCGCCGTACGGCGTGGCGGTGTGGTCAGTGTTCCGGGCGTTTATGCCGGTTTCATTCATGGCTTCATGTTCGGCGATGCCTTCGACAAGGGCCTGACCTTCAAAATGGGCCAGACTCACGTACAGCGCTTTCTGCCCGAGCTGCTCGGCTACATCGAAACCGGCAAGTTGCAGCCCGAAGCGATCATCACCCACAGGCTGTCGCTGGAACAGGCGGCCGAGGGCTACAAGATCTTCAATAAAAAGCAGGAAGAATGCCGCAAGGTGATTCTGACCCCGGGTGGCAGCGATGTTCCTTTGGCGCAGCTGGATGAAACCACGCCGTTCGTACCGGCTACTTGA
- a CDS encoding iron-containing redox enzyme family protein — MSLIEIPTRKSSGKTSRPADTERRLYDRLLAEDSTADRAALDFLRRQLSTAAALPDDLPGSAEELLQWSETRCAKVAGEYADYLEQRQQGAPRRYFRNKSHALYFILHVAPTKEVDGAWLAGLLAQWQDPRFDDLLDTYLEELGEGVPRQNHVVIYRKLLAEHDCSDLSGLADEYFLQGAVQLALGRFGSQFIPEVIGFNLGYEQLPLHLLISAYELAELGIDPHYFRLHVTIDNASTGHARKAVQSMLELMPLGEERDEFYRRMAIGYRLNDVGKGTTAVIKEFDLQHEVIAMLERKAVFGRHMHSDYCRIENRTINQWLATPGQMGEFLAALERKSWIKRGEAVEESRFWRLIDGSDAAMFGVFNGYEKQLMRDWITEDCPASRPRPYVRREAAVEETFDDDADLLNLEAALADKPSAEQMEILMPWLQPQRHWRPAGLFATRRFMQLRARLR, encoded by the coding sequence ATGTCGCTGATCGAAATCCCGACCAGGAAGTCTTCGGGTAAAACATCCAGGCCGGCGGATACCGAGCGCCGGCTCTATGACCGATTGTTGGCAGAAGACTCCACGGCCGATCGCGCGGCGCTGGACTTTCTGCGTCGACAATTGAGCACGGCGGCCGCACTGCCTGACGATTTGCCGGGCAGCGCTGAAGAGTTGCTGCAATGGTCGGAAACTCGTTGCGCCAAAGTCGCTGGCGAATACGCGGATTACCTCGAACAACGTCAGCAGGGCGCGCCACGCCGCTATTTCCGCAACAAATCCCACGCCTTGTATTTCATCTTGCATGTGGCACCGACCAAAGAGGTCGATGGCGCCTGGCTGGCCGGGCTGCTGGCGCAGTGGCAGGATCCGCGTTTCGACGATTTGCTCGACACCTATCTGGAAGAGCTGGGCGAGGGCGTACCACGGCAGAACCATGTGGTGATCTACCGCAAACTGCTCGCCGAGCACGACTGCTCCGATCTGAGCGGCCTGGCCGACGAGTATTTTCTACAAGGCGCCGTGCAGCTGGCGTTGGGACGCTTTGGCAGCCAATTCATCCCTGAAGTCATCGGCTTCAACCTCGGCTATGAACAACTGCCGCTGCACTTGTTGATCAGTGCTTATGAGCTGGCAGAGCTGGGCATCGATCCGCACTATTTCCGCCTGCATGTGACCATCGACAACGCCAGCACTGGCCATGCGCGCAAGGCTGTGCAATCGATGCTCGAGCTGATGCCGCTGGGCGAAGAGCGCGACGAGTTCTACCGGCGCATGGCGATCGGTTATCGCCTCAACGATGTCGGCAAGGGCACCACCGCGGTGATCAAGGAATTTGATTTGCAGCATGAAGTCATCGCCATGCTCGAGCGCAAAGCGGTGTTCGGCCGACACATGCATTCCGATTACTGCCGCATCGAAAACCGCACCATCAACCAATGGCTGGCCACCCCGGGGCAAATGGGTGAATTCCTCGCGGCACTGGAGCGCAAGAGCTGGATCAAGCGCGGTGAGGCGGTTGAAGAGAGTCGCTTCTGGCGCCTGATCGATGGCAGCGATGCGGCCATGTTCGGGGTGTTCAACGGCTATGAAAAACAGCTCATGCGCGACTGGATCACTGAGGATTGCCCGGCTTCGCGGCCCCGGCCTTACGTGCGCCGCGAAGCCGCCGTCGAGGAAACCTTCGACGATGACGCCGATCTGCTCAACCTCGAAGCCGCGCTGGCTGACAAGCCTTCCGCCGAGCAAATGGAGATTTTGATGCCATGGTTGCAACCGCAGCGGCACTGGCGTCCGGCAGGACTTTTCGCGACGCGTCGCTTCATGCAACTGCGCGCCCGCTTGCGTTGA
- a CDS encoding MFS transporter, translating into MSAQPLPPQSSLAITLQIVSIVFYTFIAFLCIGLPIAVLPGYVHEQLGFSAIIAGLVIGSQYLATLLSRPMAGRMSDTLGTKRAIIYGLWGIVLSGVLTLLSTLLQSFPLTSLLILIAGRLLLGIAQGLIGVGTISWCMGQVGVEHTAKSIGWNGIASYGAIAIGAPLGVVMVAEYGFVSLGIALSALAAGALWLIRNKPSVPVIRGERLSFWAVFGKIAPYGTSLTLASIGYGTLTTFITLYYLNRGWTGAAYCLTVFGVCFILSRLLFISAIARFGGFASAIACMTVETVGLVMLWLAPSTAYALIGAGLAGFGLSLVYPALGVEAIKQVPSSSRGSGLGAYAVFFDLALAIAGPLMGAVALNLGYSWIFFSAALLSVTGLGLTLLLKRRATS; encoded by the coding sequence ATGTCTGCGCAGCCACTGCCACCGCAAAGCTCCCTGGCGATCACCCTGCAGATCGTCTCCATCGTGTTCTATACCTTCATCGCCTTTCTCTGCATCGGGTTGCCGATCGCGGTGTTGCCCGGTTATGTCCACGAGCAACTGGGTTTCAGCGCGATCATCGCCGGCCTGGTGATCGGTTCGCAGTATTTGGCCACGCTGCTCAGCCGGCCAATGGCCGGGCGCATGTCGGACACGCTCGGCACCAAGCGGGCGATCATTTATGGGTTGTGGGGGATTGTCCTCAGTGGCGTGTTGACGCTGCTGTCGACTTTACTGCAGAGCTTTCCACTGACCAGTCTGTTGATTCTGATTGCCGGGCGCTTGCTGCTCGGTATCGCCCAAGGCTTGATCGGTGTCGGCACCATCAGTTGGTGCATGGGCCAGGTCGGTGTCGAGCACACGGCCAAATCCATCGGCTGGAACGGCATCGCTTCCTATGGTGCGATTGCCATTGGCGCTCCGCTGGGCGTGGTGATGGTCGCCGAATATGGTTTTGTCAGCCTGGGTATCGCGCTGTCGGCGTTGGCCGCGGGTGCGTTGTGGTTGATCCGCAACAAGCCTTCGGTGCCGGTGATTCGTGGTGAGCGCCTGTCGTTCTGGGCGGTGTTCGGCAAGATTGCGCCGTACGGCACCAGTCTCACTCTGGCCTCGATCGGCTACGGCACGTTGACCACCTTCATCACCCTTTACTACCTCAACCGCGGATGGACCGGCGCGGCCTATTGCCTGACCGTGTTTGGCGTGTGTTTCATTCTGTCGCGGCTGCTGTTTATCTCGGCGATCGCCCGGTTTGGCGGTTTTGCCTCGGCCATCGCCTGCATGACGGTTGAAACCGTCGGGCTGGTGATGTTATGGCTGGCGCCCTCCACCGCGTACGCGCTGATTGGCGCCGGGCTGGCGGGGTTTGGGCTGTCGCTGGTGTATCCAGCGCTGGGCGTTGAAGCGATCAAGCAAGTGCCAAGCTCCAGTCGCGGCTCAGGACTTGGGGCTTATGCGGTGTTCTTCGATCTGGCCTTGGCGATCGCTGGGCCGTTGATGGGCGCGGTGGCGTTGAATCTGGGGTATTCGTGGATTTTCTTTAGCGCGGCATTGTTGTCGGTGACCGGGTTGGGGCTCACGCTCCTTCTCAAGCGCCGGGCAACCTCCTGA
- a CDS encoding short chain dehydrogenase: MIAPETGMKPGQRYRIESVERAPQFSGFFLDGKYYLGPELQTAVGWLEGQTFYYDQLDPTGEPVYPDRIAGTIEGLTLVMADGLRLEIEETPYLAEAAAPVRASLAGRVERISRQPIRPSPLLVAGAAMLVGVCLLTLSRIRNR, encoded by the coding sequence ATGATCGCCCCAGAAACCGGTATGAAACCAGGTCAGCGCTATCGCATTGAAAGCGTCGAGCGCGCGCCGCAATTCTCTGGCTTTTTTCTCGATGGAAAGTATTACCTGGGACCTGAATTGCAGACCGCCGTCGGCTGGCTTGAAGGGCAGACTTTCTATTACGACCAGCTCGACCCGACCGGTGAGCCGGTGTATCCGGACAGGATTGCCGGCACGATTGAGGGGCTGACGTTGGTAATGGCGGACGGCTTACGCCTGGAAATCGAAGAAACGCCCTATCTGGCTGAAGCTGCTGCGCCGGTGCGCGCATCCCTCGCCGGGCGGGTCGAGCGAATTTCGCGGCAGCCAATTCGCCCTTCGCCACTGCTGGTAGCCGGGGCTGCGATGCTGGTTGGGGTTTGCCTGCTGACACTCTCGCGCATCAGAAATCGATAA
- a CDS encoding ZIP family metal transporter: protein MALPSSSFAAPVRAWFVNLSRTGWGGRIFWLTLVGVTVLLLISGYTGLVSTGRDTLRLASLGGLSGFAATAVGALLALALRAITSRTQDTMLGFAAGMMLAASSFSLILPGIAAAKEAVSSPMLAAAVVVAGMALGVALMVGLDRFVPHEHEKSGRRGPEAKRFNRVWLFVLAITLHNLPEGMAIGVSFATGDMKIGLPLTTAIAIQDIPEGLAVALALRVTGISAVRAALIAAASGLMEPLGAIIGLGITNSFALGFPVAMGLAAGAMIFVVSHEVIPETHRNGHETPATLGLMLGFGVMMFLDTALG from the coding sequence ATGGCGCTACCGTCATCTTCGTTCGCAGCTCCCGTGCGAGCATGGTTCGTGAACCTGTCGCGCACAGGCTGGGGAGGACGCATTTTCTGGCTGACGCTGGTCGGTGTCACCGTGTTGCTGCTGATCAGCGGATACACCGGTCTGGTCAGCACAGGCCGCGATACCTTGCGCCTCGCCAGCCTTGGTGGGCTGTCGGGTTTTGCCGCTACGGCCGTCGGTGCATTGCTGGCCTTGGCGTTGCGCGCAATTACCTCGCGAACCCAAGACACCATGCTGGGATTCGCGGCGGGGATGATGTTGGCGGCCAGTTCCTTTTCACTGATCCTGCCGGGGATCGCGGCGGCGAAGGAGGCGGTGAGCAGTCCCATGCTCGCCGCAGCCGTCGTGGTTGCCGGCATGGCTTTGGGCGTTGCATTGATGGTCGGCCTCGATCGCTTCGTCCCACACGAACATGAAAAGAGCGGGCGGCGCGGCCCCGAGGCGAAGCGCTTCAATCGAGTCTGGTTGTTTGTTCTCGCGATCACTTTGCACAACCTCCCGGAAGGCATGGCGATCGGCGTCAGCTTCGCCACCGGCGACATGAAAATCGGCCTGCCACTGACCACCGCCATCGCCATTCAGGACATTCCCGAAGGACTGGCCGTAGCTTTGGCGCTGCGGGTGACCGGCATTTCCGCAGTGCGCGCAGCGTTGATTGCCGCCGCTTCGGGATTGATGGAGCCGTTGGGCGCGATCATCGGTTTGGGCATCACCAATAGTTTCGCCTTGGGTTTTCCCGTCGCGATGGGCCTGGCGGCGGGCGCGATGATCTTCGTGGTCTCCCACGAAGTGATCCCGGAAACTCACCGCAACGGCCATGAAACCCCTGCCACGCTTGGCTTGATGCTTGGGTTCGGCGTGATGATGTTTCTCGATACGGCTTTGGGTTAG
- a CDS encoding FMN-dependent NADH-azoreductase — protein MKLLHIDSSILGDNSASRQLSRQVVDAWQAAEPSAVVTYRDLAADAISHFSSTTLVAAGTTAELRDAAQQHEAELSASTLAEFIAADAVVIAAPMYNFTVPTQLKAWIDRVAVAGQTFRYTEAGPEGLCGGKKVVIVSTSGGIHAGQASGIAHEEYLKLVLGFLGITDIEIVRAEGLAYGEEVRNNAMSAAQAKISEQLFAAA, from the coding sequence ATGAAACTGTTGCACATAGATTCGAGCATTCTCGGCGACAACTCGGCTTCCCGTCAGTTGAGCCGTCAGGTCGTCGACGCCTGGCAAGCCGCCGAGCCGAGCGCCGTAGTCACCTACCGCGACCTGGCCGCCGACGCGATCAGCCACTTCTCGTCGACCACACTGGTTGCCGCCGGCACCACTGCCGAACTGCGCGATGCAGCGCAACAGCACGAAGCCGAATTGAGCGCTTCGACCCTGGCCGAATTCATCGCTGCCGATGCCGTGGTCATCGCCGCGCCGATGTACAACTTCACCGTGCCGACCCAGCTCAAAGCTTGGATCGACCGCGTTGCCGTGGCCGGCCAGACGTTCCGCTACACCGAAGCCGGCCCGGAAGGCCTGTGCGGTGGCAAGAAAGTGGTGATCGTATCGACTTCCGGCGGCATCCACGCCGGTCAGGCCAGCGGCATCGCTCACGAAGAATATCTGAAGCTGGTATTGGGCTTCCTCGGCATCACCGATATCGAAATCGTCCGCGCTGAAGGTCTGGCCTACGGCGAAGAAGTGCGCAACAACGCCATGAGCGCCGCGCAAGCGAAGATCAGCGAGCAACTGTTCGCCGCCGCGTAA
- the lpxO gene encoding lipid A hydroxylase LpxO, whose protein sequence is MKLIIAAVYVISIAYVHLRGRVRHKLGRQLSDHSTFLAPINCFLYLFSKMPNKPYLNPADFPDLSPLQAHWEEIREEGQNLLRAGEIKRSNQYDDVGFNSFFKTGWKRFYLKWYGDSHPSAMKLCPRTTELVQSIGSIKAAMFAELPPGSKLVRHRDPYAGSYRYHLGLDTPNDPGCYINVDGENYHWRDGEAVMFDETFIHYAENTTEQNRIILFCDIERPLKYRWAAAFNRWFSRTVMSAAGAPNDAGDKTGGINRLFTRIYKIRLRGKELKKRNRTRYYLEKWAIFAALLAIFILI, encoded by the coding sequence GTGAAACTCATCATTGCCGCTGTTTATGTCATCTCCATTGCTTACGTTCACCTGCGTGGACGCGTGCGCCACAAGCTGGGGCGGCAATTGAGTGACCACTCGACGTTTCTCGCGCCGATCAACTGCTTCCTGTACCTCTTTTCGAAAATGCCGAACAAGCCGTATCTGAACCCGGCGGATTTTCCCGATCTGAGCCCGTTGCAGGCCCATTGGGAAGAGATTCGCGAGGAAGGCCAGAACCTGCTGCGTGCCGGCGAAATCAAGCGTTCGAACCAGTATGACGATGTCGGCTTCAACTCCTTCTTCAAGACTGGCTGGAAGCGCTTTTATCTGAAGTGGTACGGCGACAGTCATCCGTCGGCTATGAAGCTGTGCCCGCGCACCACCGAGCTGGTGCAGAGCATCGGCTCGATCAAGGCGGCGATGTTTGCCGAGTTGCCGCCGGGCTCGAAGCTGGTGCGCCATCGCGACCCTTACGCCGGTTCCTATCGCTATCACCTGGGCCTGGATACGCCGAACGACCCTGGCTGCTACATCAACGTCGATGGCGAGAACTATCACTGGCGCGATGGCGAAGCGGTGATGTTCGACGAGACGTTTATTCATTACGCGGAAAACACCACTGAGCAGAACCGGATCATCCTGTTCTGCGATATCGAGCGGCCGCTGAAATACCGCTGGGCGGCGGCGTTCAATCGCTGGTTCAGTCGCACGGTGATGTCGGCAGCAGGCGCGCCGAATGATGCTGGGGACAAGACCGGTGGCATCAACCGTTTGTTTACCAGGATCTACAAGATCCGCTTGCGCGGCAAAGAGCTGAAGAAGCGCAACCGCACGCGGTATTACCTGGAGAAGTGGGCGATTTTTGCGGCGTTGTTGGCGATCTTTATTCTGATCTGA
- a CDS encoding methyltransferase — MSAQETSDRALFELGKRLLDSSYHFITPTPLTHERFLQRFATPLAKDLRDVFGWSMPFPAELFSADELASLEQAGIVERDGAVWRSQVRWSTLNDRLFAHSAFPTTASDAVFFGPDTYRFSQAIEAQLQQRFSPIRRAVDIGCGSGAGAVLIAKARPDAEVWAVDINPQALRMSAVNAELAGASNVSVYHSDLLASVEGQFDLIIANPPYMNDQQQRAYRHGGGALGEGLSVRIVREALPRLEVGGTLLVYTGVAIVAGKDPFREAVAPLLKNERFGWTYRELDPDVFSEELLKPEYERAERIAVVALTVTREQ; from the coding sequence ATGTCGGCACAAGAAACATCGGACAGAGCGCTGTTCGAGTTGGGCAAGCGCCTGCTCGACAGCAGTTATCACTTCATCACACCAACGCCGTTGACCCACGAACGTTTTCTGCAGCGCTTCGCCACGCCGCTGGCGAAGGATCTGCGCGACGTATTCGGTTGGTCGATGCCGTTTCCTGCCGAGCTATTCAGCGCAGACGAACTGGCCAGCCTGGAGCAGGCTGGCATAGTCGAACGCGATGGCGCCGTATGGCGCAGCCAGGTGCGCTGGTCGACGCTGAATGACCGGTTATTTGCTCACTCTGCGTTTCCGACGACGGCGAGCGACGCAGTGTTCTTCGGTCCGGATACCTACCGCTTCTCCCAGGCCATCGAAGCGCAGTTGCAGCAACGCTTCTCGCCGATAAGACGTGCGGTGGATATCGGCTGCGGCAGTGGCGCCGGGGCGGTGCTTATCGCCAAGGCGCGGCCGGATGCCGAGGTGTGGGCCGTGGACATCAACCCGCAGGCGTTGCGCATGAGTGCGGTCAACGCCGAGCTGGCCGGGGCCAGCAATGTGTCGGTGTATCACAGCGATCTGCTCGCCAGCGTCGAAGGGCAGTTCGATCTGATCATCGCCAACCCCCCATACATGAACGACCAGCAACAGCGCGCCTATCGTCACGGCGGCGGGGCACTGGGCGAGGGCTTGTCGGTGCGTATCGTGCGCGAGGCGTTGCCGCGTCTGGAAGTCGGCGGCACGTTGCTGGTGTATACCGGCGTCGCGATTGTTGCCGGCAAGGATCCGTTCCGCGAGGCGGTTGCGCCGCTGCTCAAGAACGAGCGTTTCGGCTGGACCTATCGCGAGCTCGATCCGGATGTGTTCAGCGAGGAATTGCTCAAGCCTGAATATGAGCGCGCCGAGCGAATCGCGGTGGTCGCGCTGACGGTAACCCGCGAGCAGTGA